A single genomic interval of Zingiber officinale cultivar Zhangliang chromosome 4A, Zo_v1.1, whole genome shotgun sequence harbors:
- the LOC121970357 gene encoding protein gamma response 1-like, producing the protein MDDDLDRTPMFNDSSEFDDLKFISRLSTILVASIQEVKDRVSQIEFVFCSQLFPGFQMTSRVLQKKIADTRKLAEDEWKEKEQALLQQVKELQTERQQFQEEVQQLNNALEQTKTRLMSAEQSVDRHELEKEVLSTRLECLMRNEDIHAKLKMQFDQEKSELSEAKKMQKKLSEEIELNNQKLLNEQAKGKDLLMELDKMTAMYKQLKSQYMFAVGKFNHKSGNECYLDRVDVVNNSPRSHLKKRRLQDSEEKEEEEVTDIASQVDESKTGSGAHENPLLHQDVDVFKRSRNDSHTNPAYLDSILPKHDVGTSKLESIACRKKSSSSWRDTRAHETRGGDPHDNFLDTPLEIARNLNKLPFEPAQDLAAPPPQDLDFHNSDDETQDMNAKTIPLEQRNSAGPANKGFRYREPVRKKAERENLEGVECIQCKKFYDAVLPGDDNNPNDKIRRCEHHDGVSRHRYRYAPPSTPEGFWNIGFDSDM; encoded by the exons ATGGATGATGACCTGGATAGGACACCTATGTTTAATGACTCGAGTGAGTTTGATGACTTGAAGTTCATATCTAGACTCAGCACAATTCTGGTGGCCTCCATTCAAGAAGTTAAAGATCGGGTTTCTCAAATAGAATTTGTCTTCTGCAGCCAGCTATTTCCTGGCTTCCAAATGACATCAAGAGTTCTACAGAAAAAAATAGCTGATACCAGGAAACTTGCTGAAGATGAATGGAAGGAAAAAGAACAAGCTCTCTTACAACAAGTAAAAGAGCTACAAACTGAAAGGCAACAATTTCAAGAAGAAGTCCAGCAATTGAATAATGCTCTAGAACAAACTAAGACGAGGTTGATGAGTGCTGAACAATCAGTAGACAGACATGAACTAGAGAAGGAAGTTCTTTCGACCAGGCTTGAATGCTTAATGAGGAACGAGGACATTCATGCTAAGCTGAAAATGCAGTTTGATCAGGAAAAAAGTGAATTGTCTGAGGCGAAGAAAATGCAGAAAAAATTATCAGAAGAAATTGAATTGAACAATCAGAAACTGCTGAATGAGCAAGCTAAAGGAAAAGATTTGCTTATGGAATTAGATAAAATGACAGCAATGTACAAGCAATTAAAGTCACAATATATGTTTGCTGTGGGGAAGTTCAATCACAAATCAGGAAATGAATGCTACTTGGACAGGGTAGATGTGGTGAACAATTCACCGAGGTCTCATCTAAAAAAGAGAAGGCTTCAAG AttctgaagaaaaagaagaagaggaagtcactGACATCGCTTCTCAGGTAGATGAATCAAAGACTGGGAGCGGTGCTCATGAAAATCCTCTGCTCCATCAAGATGTTGATGTCTTCAAAAGATCAAGAAATGACTCCCACACTAATCCAGCCTATCTCGACTCCATTTTACCAAAGCATGATGTAGGCACTTCCAAATTAGAATCAATAGCCTGCAGGAAGAAGTCTAGTTCATCCTGGAGGGATACTCGGGCTCATGAAACTCGTGGAGGGGATCCACACGACAACTTTCTTGACACTCCTTTGGAGATTGCAAGAAACTTAAACAAGTTACCTTTTGAACCAGCTCAAGATCTTGCAGCTCCTCCCCCACAAGATTTGGATTTCCACAATTCTGATGATGAAACACAAGATATGAACGCCAAAACTATTCCACTCGAGCAGCGTAACTCTGCTGGTCCAGCAAACAAGGGCTTCCGATACCGTGAACCCGTGAGGAAAAAGGCCGAGCGGGAGAATCTTGAAGGAGTGGAGTGCATACAATGCAAGAAGTTCTATGATGCAGTTCTTCCAGGCGATGACAATAATCCGAATGACAAGATTAGGCGCTGTGAACATCATGATGGCGTCTCAAGGCATCGTTACAGATATGCTCCTCCATCGACTCCTGAAGGTTTCTGGAATATTGGGTTCGATTCAGATATGTAG